The Buttiauxella selenatireducens genome has a window encoding:
- a CDS encoding cell division protein FtsZ, whose protein sequence is MVHQHYGTMPMIRQCVAPGMMALHEGRTYRVSAVINERQWVYLHTDLEVLRINDCVLEVLLDGHGDPLIH, encoded by the coding sequence ATGGTTCACCAACACTACGGCACCATGCCGATGATTCGTCAGTGTGTGGCGCCGGGAATGATGGCGTTACATGAAGGTCGCACCTACCGCGTATCAGCTGTTATCAACGAACGCCAGTGGGTTTACTTGCACACCGATCTAGAAGTTCTTCGCATCAATGATTGTGTGCTTGAGGTTTTGTTAGATGGACACGGTGATCCGTTAATTCATTGA
- a CDS encoding tyrosine-type recombinase/integrase, with the protein MAISDSYLKSCLGKDRDKIEEKADRDGLWVRISKKGAVTFFYRYRYLGKQDKLTIGSYPAFGLKAAREEVEKWAAVLARGENPRVRQGLDSAKINSRYSFEELFREWHGIVCIQKVTADQILRTFELHVFPKIGKYPAEDLTLHNWLTVLDRLAEGYSEITRRVISNGKQCYSWAVKRQVLERNPLSELSGKDFGIEKKIGERTLSRHEIALVWRAVEDSRLMERNKILVKLCLLWGCRIAELRLAERSHFNFEDGIWTIPPENHKTGRRTKKPLVRPIIPEIVPLISRAMELTPRLPDKPDEPGRFIFSRYGDKPMTETFHLSISNNLRVFMLKAYSENVPHFSIHDLRRTARTNFSELTEPHIAEIMLGHKLPGVWAVYDKHSYISEMREAYSKWWARLMSIVEPDVLEFKPREAM; encoded by the coding sequence ATGGCGATTTCAGATAGTTATCTCAAGTCCTGTCTCGGAAAAGATCGGGACAAAATTGAAGAGAAAGCAGACCGCGATGGCCTGTGGGTGCGTATCAGTAAAAAGGGTGCAGTGACCTTCTTTTATCGCTATCGCTACTTGGGTAAACAGGACAAGTTGACGATCGGCAGTTACCCCGCGTTTGGCCTTAAGGCTGCAAGGGAAGAAGTTGAGAAGTGGGCTGCCGTTCTTGCCAGGGGAGAAAATCCACGGGTTCGCCAAGGGCTGGACAGTGCCAAAATAAACTCGCGATATTCGTTCGAAGAATTGTTCCGTGAATGGCATGGCATTGTCTGTATTCAGAAGGTAACCGCCGATCAGATACTGCGAACTTTCGAGCTTCACGTTTTCCCGAAAATTGGTAAGTACCCGGCAGAAGATTTAACTCTTCATAACTGGCTCACCGTTCTGGATCGCCTCGCTGAGGGTTATAGTGAAATTACCCGCCGCGTCATAAGCAATGGTAAACAGTGTTATTCATGGGCGGTAAAGCGGCAGGTTCTTGAAAGAAACCCACTGTCCGAACTTTCAGGGAAAGACTTTGGCATTGAGAAAAAGATAGGTGAGCGCACGCTTTCACGTCATGAGATAGCGCTAGTGTGGCGAGCAGTGGAAGATTCACGTCTGATGGAGCGTAATAAGATCCTCGTTAAACTTTGCCTGCTGTGGGGGTGCCGTATCGCAGAGCTGCGCCTTGCCGAACGTTCGCATTTCAACTTTGAGGATGGAATCTGGACTATCCCACCAGAAAACCATAAGACCGGTCGTCGAACTAAGAAGCCACTGGTGCGCCCAATTATTCCAGAGATTGTTCCGCTTATCAGTCGGGCAATGGAACTGACACCACGCTTACCTGATAAACCCGATGAACCAGGGCGGTTTATTTTCTCCCGTTATGGCGATAAACCCATGACAGAAACTTTCCATCTGAGCATCAGTAACAACCTACGGGTGTTTATGTTGAAGGCATACAGCGAGAACGTACCGCACTTTTCCATTCATGATCTGCGCAGAACTGCGCGAACCAATTTCTCAGAGCTGACAGAGCCGCATATTGCTGAAATCATGTTGGGGCACAAACTGCCTGGCGTATGGGCTGTGTATGACAAACACAGCTACATAAGTGAAATGCGGGAAGCGTACAGCAAGTGGTGGGCCAGGCTCATGAGTATTGTTGAGCCTGACGTTCTAGAGTTCAAACCGCGCGAAGCGATGTAA
- a CDS encoding DnaB-like helicase C-terminal domain-containing protein — MTIDLNLAPQNLEAEQSVLGGLMLDNGSERSMKAMAMLKPDSFSRRAHQLIFAEMRQLISEQKPIDLITLVESLEAKSLAEIVGGFAYLAELSKNTPSSANIVHYAIVVREKAMERYGIGKLTDAIELLHSRNGMTTAQKFDAIQMLVTDVADHAKTGSRRGLRPLLEVTDSWSNELELRMSGEKVRGLTTGIGSLDDLLGVKRLVRGSLMVVGARPKMGKTTLYSSMAINCATVENEPALMFSLEMPDEQILEKIIAQKARINPNVFYPDMKKSDFGYSGDWQGDFNKAQGVLAALINTNNLYIDDTAGPSLAHIVAEARRIKRQRGKVGMVLVDYLTLMTADKAERNDLAFGAITKGLKNLAKELDCVVVLLTQLNRDLEKRTNKRPLPSDSRDTGQIEQDCDYWVGIYREGAYDEQANQADTELLLRLNRHGNTGVVYCEQRYGVIYDCIQEEAAMKRQQQDSKTQKRGGF; from the coding sequence ATGACAATTGATCTGAATCTTGCCCCGCAGAATCTTGAGGCTGAACAGAGTGTCCTGGGTGGGCTGATGCTGGATAACGGCAGCGAGCGCAGCATGAAAGCAATGGCAATGCTCAAGCCTGATTCGTTCTCCCGGCGTGCTCACCAGCTGATTTTTGCTGAAATGCGCCAACTAATCTCCGAACAAAAACCGATTGATCTAATCACGCTGGTTGAATCTCTTGAAGCTAAATCCCTTGCTGAAATTGTGGGTGGGTTTGCTTACTTGGCTGAGCTCTCAAAGAACACACCCAGTTCAGCCAATATCGTGCACTACGCCATCGTAGTTCGTGAGAAGGCCATGGAGCGTTACGGCATTGGCAAGCTGACTGATGCTATTGAGTTGCTTCATTCCCGTAACGGCATGACAACGGCCCAGAAATTTGACGCTATCCAGATGCTGGTTACCGATGTTGCCGATCATGCCAAAACAGGGAGCCGTCGTGGTCTGCGCCCATTACTGGAAGTGACCGATAGCTGGTCCAATGAACTTGAGCTGCGAATGAGTGGTGAGAAGGTTCGTGGCCTGACAACCGGTATTGGTTCACTTGATGATCTGCTTGGGGTGAAACGCCTAGTGCGTGGTTCGCTGATGGTTGTTGGTGCGCGTCCAAAGATGGGTAAAACGACGTTGTATTCAAGTATGGCCATCAACTGTGCCACCGTAGAAAACGAGCCTGCGCTGATGTTCAGCCTGGAAATGCCTGACGAACAAATTCTGGAAAAAATCATCGCACAGAAGGCGCGGATTAACCCGAATGTGTTCTATCCGGACATGAAAAAATCCGACTTTGGTTATTCAGGGGACTGGCAGGGCGATTTCAACAAGGCCCAGGGTGTCTTAGCTGCTCTCATCAATACCAACAACCTCTACATCGACGATACGGCCGGACCATCACTTGCTCACATTGTTGCTGAAGCCAGACGCATCAAGCGTCAGCGCGGCAAGGTTGGCATGGTGCTGGTGGACTACTTGACGCTTATGACCGCTGACAAGGCTGAGCGAAATGACCTGGCTTTTGGCGCTATTACCAAGGGGCTTAAGAACCTGGCGAAGGAGTTGGATTGTGTCGTTGTTTTGCTGACTCAGTTAAACCGCGATCTGGAAAAGAGAACCAACAAGCGTCCGTTGCCGAGTGACTCTCGTGATACGGGCCAGATTGAGCAGGACTGTGATTACTGGGTTGGTATCTATCGCGAAGGTGCCTACGACGAGCAAGCAAACCAGGCTGATACCGAATTACTGTTGCGACTTAACCGCCATGGGAATACCGGCGTTGTTTATTGCGAGCAGCGTTACGGGGTTATTTACGACTGTATCCAGGAAGAAGCTGCGATGAAGCGCCAGCAACAGGATAGCAAAACACAAAAGCGGGGTGGTTTCTGA
- a CDS encoding DNA replication protein, translating into MSNVLRLSDFRGAAQPMEMPQPTGQGLVFLHRKIQSLPFYKTDSEAVHLWVHIIMKVNSAPGMVATEFGDHPVGRGQAITGRHTLAKETGITPDRVKYLLNKFTKMGMITTLANKKFTLLTVTKYDDYQQFFVPSECQQNANANPDRAQPVAEVVPTECQQSATNNINTNNLIPDGIKCATGDKKPSVQKHKFSCEEVWQCLKDELPEARGWRAMSDKRRNLIRKFWLEANRIARQLDDGQPLTIQGFREYLQYISRSCRWMLEDRPDNRTGRTWRRMKFDSFLSATLYLEVREGDRDDN; encoded by the coding sequence GTGAGTAATGTCCTTCGTTTATCCGATTTTAGAGGGGCTGCGCAGCCCATGGAGATGCCACAACCAACAGGTCAGGGGTTGGTATTCCTGCACCGTAAAATTCAGAGTCTACCGTTTTATAAAACCGATAGTGAGGCTGTGCATCTGTGGGTTCATATCATCATGAAAGTGAACTCTGCACCGGGCATGGTTGCCACTGAATTTGGAGATCATCCCGTTGGTCGTGGGCAGGCAATAACAGGTCGTCATACGCTTGCTAAAGAGACTGGCATCACTCCGGACAGAGTCAAATACCTGCTCAATAAATTCACCAAAATGGGCATGATCACCACGCTGGCAAATAAGAAATTCACGCTCCTGACTGTCACGAAATATGACGATTATCAGCAGTTTTTTGTGCCATCAGAGTGCCAACAGAATGCCAACGCAAACCCAGATAGGGCGCAGCCTGTAGCCGAGGTTGTGCCAACAGAGTGCCAACAAAGTGCCACAAACAATATAAATACTAATAACTTAATACCTGACGGTATTAAGTGTGCAACTGGCGACAAAAAACCGTCTGTCCAGAAGCATAAGTTTTCCTGCGAAGAAGTCTGGCAATGCCTGAAAGACGAACTGCCAGAAGCTCGTGGCTGGAGAGCCATGAGTGACAAACGTCGCAATCTGATCCGCAAGTTCTGGCTCGAAGCTAACAGAATCGCTCGTCAGCTCGATGACGGGCAGCCGCTGACCATTCAGGGGTTTCGCGAGTATCTCCAGTACATCAGCCGTAGCTGTCGCTGGATGTTGGAAGACCGTCCGGACAATCGCACTGGCAGAACCTGGCGGCGCATGAAGTTCGACAGCTTCCTGTCTGCCACGCTGTATCTCGAAGTGCGCGAGGGGGATCGTGATGACAATTGA
- a CDS encoding toxin YdaT family protein → MQTIAFQNDSSHTAERLIYRNQPKANASHEEISVAVRSWAADAGQLVVAIEIQLEYEALGLTGLDIADEPEVWKVKLFRWLDNKRGSAGYQQNIELLAPAILGALPLEYRGKLKPQDNIMTRLAALEKEVSEAKQVVMLGAPKHQKLKELSEGIVEMFRIDPDLTGPLMAMVTTMLGMV, encoded by the coding sequence ATGCAAACCATCGCTTTTCAGAATGATAGCTCACACACAGCGGAGCGGTTGATATATCGAAATCAACCAAAAGCAAATGCCAGTCATGAAGAAATTAGCGTAGCAGTACGTTCCTGGGCAGCTGACGCAGGTCAGCTGGTGGTAGCAATCGAAATACAGCTCGAGTACGAAGCGCTTGGGCTAACAGGTCTGGATATCGCAGACGAACCTGAAGTGTGGAAAGTGAAGCTTTTCCGCTGGCTGGATAACAAACGTGGATCTGCTGGATATCAGCAAAACATCGAGTTACTGGCTCCGGCCATCCTCGGTGCTCTACCGCTTGAGTATCGGGGAAAGTTGAAGCCACAAGACAACATCATGACGCGTTTGGCAGCACTGGAAAAAGAAGTGAGTGAGGCAAAACAGGTTGTCATGTTGGGAGCGCCGAAGCATCAAAAGCTGAAAGAGCTGAGCGAAGGTATTGTGGAAATGTTTCGAATAGACCCCGATTTAACAGGTCCACTGATGGCAATGGTCACAACCATGTTGGGGATGGTTTGA
- a CDS encoding class I SAM-dependent methyltransferase, with product MSNNIEALPSILDMCCGSRMFWFDKQDERAVFSDIRSEEHTLCDDRRLVIRPDLIADFRALPFADDSFPVVVFDPPHLERVGDNAWMGKKYGKLNKETWRDDLRDGFAEAFRVLWPHGVLIFKWNETQIPTREILALTDEKPIITQRTGKNDKTHWILFVKGKGND from the coding sequence ATGAGCAATAACATCGAAGCGCTGCCTTCAATCCTCGATATGTGCTGCGGTTCGCGCATGTTCTGGTTCGATAAGCAGGATGAACGTGCTGTATTTAGTGATATTCGCAGCGAAGAGCACACGCTTTGCGATGACCGCCGCCTGGTAATCCGACCGGACTTAATTGCCGATTTCCGCGCATTGCCGTTTGCCGACGATTCATTCCCTGTTGTCGTGTTCGATCCGCCACACCTTGAGCGTGTTGGTGATAACGCTTGGATGGGTAAGAAGTACGGAAAATTGAATAAGGAAACGTGGCGTGATGATTTGCGCGATGGATTCGCAGAGGCGTTCCGGGTGTTGTGGCCACACGGCGTGCTCATTTTCAAATGGAACGAAACGCAGATACCGACTCGGGAAATTCTGGCGCTAACGGATGAGAAACCGATTATCACGCAGCGCACTGGCAAGAACGATAAAACCCATTGGATTCTTTTTGTTAAAGGAAAAGGCAATGACTAA
- a CDS encoding phage holin family protein, producing MTIDWGNIWLQANAIIGLLAVIVIGSYQRNNSRHKPHYSFVAWLAMIALISIPIRIWIGNYSVVDRSEVIVNFILLLVMLNSRGNITGRRS from the coding sequence ATGACAATCGACTGGGGAAATATCTGGCTTCAGGCCAATGCGATTATTGGTCTGTTAGCGGTGATCGTTATCGGTTCTTACCAGCGCAACAACTCCCGACATAAACCGCATTATTCCTTCGTTGCCTGGCTGGCGATGATTGCTCTCATCTCAATTCCGATCCGCATCTGGATTGGTAATTACTCCGTAGTGGACCGCTCCGAGGTCATTGTGAACTTCATACTCCTGCTGGTGATGTTGAACTCGCGGGGGAATATTACTGGTAGAAGGAGTTAG
- a CDS encoding metallophosphoesterase: MAQINQIKNTTSFLIPANADTRESSHLKANPDTGFVNGYQKIIGTEYRNIFVVGDLHGCYSLLMSKLEEVAFDPSQDLLISVGDLIDRGQDSCECLALIEMPWFKAVRGNHEQMAIDAKNISGVRHWVGNGGAWFYQLDADKEILMRSLMVKVARLPLVLELVTGDKTIVIAHADYPDDSYEFGKSVCAEQVIWNRGRVNKSQEGRKSDIEGADLFVFGHTPVTSPVQFGNQLYIDSGAVFTGQLTLIQLQGEAI; this comes from the coding sequence ATGGCGCAAATAAACCAAATCAAGAACACCACTTCTTTCCTGATACCGGCTAATGCCGATACCAGAGAATCATCACATCTAAAAGCCAATCCCGATACGGGGTTCGTTAACGGCTATCAAAAAATCATTGGCACTGAGTACCGCAATATCTTTGTTGTGGGTGATTTACATGGCTGCTATTCGCTGCTGATGAGCAAACTTGAAGAGGTTGCTTTCGACCCTTCACAAGATTTGCTGATCTCAGTAGGTGACCTAATTGACCGAGGCCAGGATAGTTGCGAGTGCCTGGCGTTAATCGAGATGCCATGGTTCAAGGCTGTTCGCGGTAACCACGAGCAAATGGCTATTGATGCCAAAAACATATCTGGTGTTCGTCACTGGGTGGGTAATGGCGGAGCCTGGTTCTATCAGCTCGATGCCGACAAAGAAATACTCATGCGCTCATTGATGGTCAAAGTTGCCAGGCTTCCGTTGGTTCTTGAGTTAGTGACCGGTGATAAAACGATTGTTATAGCCCACGCTGACTACCCTGATGATTCTTACGAGTTCGGTAAGTCAGTTTGTGCTGAGCAAGTGATCTGGAATCGCGGGCGTGTAAACAAATCACAGGAAGGCAGAAAGAGCGATATCGAGGGTGCTGATTTGTTTGTCTTCGGGCACACACCTGTGACATCACCAGTGCAATTCGGTAACCAGCTTTACATTGACAGTGGTGCAGTGTTTACCGGGCAACTAACGCTGATTCAACTGCAGGGTGAAGCTATATGA
- a CDS encoding helix-turn-helix domain-containing protein, with protein MNKIPHPVFAKRIHQVMEENGWSMADLARRVMLSHTSVRKWANGASAASGERLKRLAAVTGRPEYWFFMEQGEESENGEELPALPRVLDEREETLLSLFNQLPDAEKLRLIIHTRGVVREMDLLKNDVYDIIHDLKK; from the coding sequence ATGAATAAAATTCCTCACCCTGTATTTGCTAAAAGAATCCATCAAGTGATGGAGGAAAACGGCTGGAGCATGGCGGACCTCGCGCGGCGCGTTATGCTTTCCCACACATCCGTGAGAAAGTGGGCCAATGGCGCATCAGCTGCGAGCGGCGAGCGCCTCAAAAGGCTGGCTGCTGTAACCGGCAGACCTGAATATTGGTTTTTCATGGAACAGGGAGAGGAAAGCGAGAACGGCGAAGAGCTGCCAGCATTACCGCGCGTGCTTGATGAGAGAGAAGAAACCTTACTTTCCCTTTTCAACCAGTTGCCGGATGCTGAGAAGTTACGACTGATTATTCACACCAGAGGCGTGGTTAGAGAGATGGATCTTCTTAAAAACGATGTATACGACATCATTCACGATTTGAAGAAATAG
- a CDS encoding putative holin: MSAEPISGTAIAHAAVTTVTFAGLWANTDAGVILGAFAGATLYVLTSRNLHWWEKLLYGLASFLSGLIGAKYMTAILNATLNTMLGKIAPGTEVIPVPESIGALVAAAVIITFVLMYKSRLEKRAAAEEGK; this comes from the coding sequence ATGTCCGCAGAACCTATCTCCGGCACTGCAATAGCTCATGCTGCGGTGACTACTGTCACTTTTGCCGGATTATGGGCTAACACTGATGCCGGGGTGATACTTGGTGCTTTCGCTGGCGCCACTCTTTATGTACTGACTTCCCGAAACCTGCACTGGTGGGAAAAGTTGCTTTACGGGCTGGCTTCTTTCCTGTCTGGCCTGATTGGCGCGAAGTACATGACCGCCATCCTCAACGCCACACTGAATACCATGCTGGGAAAGATTGCCCCTGGTACCGAAGTTATCCCTGTTCCTGAGTCTATCGGCGCGCTGGTGGCTGCTGCGGTCATTATCACTTTTGTCCTCATGTACAAATCACGGCTGGAGAAGCGAGCAGCTGCTGAGGAGGGGAAATGA
- a CDS encoding TraR/DksA family transcriptional regulator, whose product MSDIIDNASDLEELQRNAALSLIRINRNAVSALHCMECEEEIPEARRKTIPGCQLCASCKQIDELRNKSGSRRS is encoded by the coding sequence ATGAGCGACATCATTGATAACGCCAGCGACCTGGAAGAATTGCAACGCAACGCAGCATTGAGCCTTATACGTATTAACCGAAACGCAGTCTCAGCATTGCACTGCATGGAATGTGAAGAGGAAATCCCGGAGGCTCGCCGGAAAACGATTCCCGGTTGTCAGTTGTGCGCGAGCTGCAAGCAGATTGATGAGCTGCGGAATAAGTCGGGGTCGCGAAGAAGCTGA
- a CDS encoding phage N-6-adenine-methyltransferase, with the protein MSEQAVEEALNEPLLIASPYCQALKELRSQPEHVLKEVGDQWCTPDNIFWGINAMFGPLVLDLFSDGHNSKCAAFYTAEDNALTQDWSARLAELNGAAFANPPYSRPAKHGDQYVTGMPYIMKHVSEMREKGGRYVFLIKAATSELWWPDDADHVAFIRGRIGFDLPAWFVPANEKQVPTGAFFAGAVAVFDKNWRGPAMSYINRNELEAHGDAFLAQIRKEAERLLPQMKQPDAIKPSQKTPAVEPELPLAQHDILAKSGIEVWGCIRAAFGDKAAYTFNESKYAHVWAADSVEAPDTVAVPIDVIARAKKIIRDNLVSKGVSQWLIQQPFEGGIAPPDIVERLERVAEEAIEDYGMTMTSFLDAMNSIDREHWNNIRHLRAKLAEYREQREIAA; encoded by the coding sequence ATGAGTGAGCAAGCAGTTGAAGAAGCATTAAACGAGCCTTTGCTTATCGCAAGCCCATATTGCCAGGCACTGAAAGAGCTGCGCAGCCAGCCGGAGCATGTACTGAAAGAAGTTGGCGATCAGTGGTGTACGCCAGACAACATCTTTTGGGGCATTAATGCGATGTTTGGCCCACTTGTTCTGGACCTGTTTAGCGATGGCCATAACTCAAAGTGCGCTGCGTTTTATACCGCCGAAGACAATGCTTTAACTCAGGACTGGTCAGCTCGACTTGCCGAACTGAATGGCGCGGCATTTGCTAATCCGCCGTACAGCCGTCCCGCAAAACATGGCGATCAGTATGTTACGGGCATGCCGTACATCATGAAACATGTCAGCGAGATGCGTGAAAAAGGTGGTCGGTATGTCTTTCTGATTAAAGCGGCAACCAGCGAATTATGGTGGCCTGACGATGCCGATCATGTGGCTTTCATTCGTGGCCGCATTGGTTTTGATTTACCAGCCTGGTTTGTTCCAGCTAATGAAAAACAAGTCCCAACGGGCGCGTTTTTCGCAGGTGCAGTTGCTGTTTTCGATAAGAACTGGCGCGGCCCAGCGATGAGCTACATCAACCGAAATGAACTTGAAGCGCATGGTGATGCATTTCTGGCACAGATCCGCAAAGAGGCAGAGCGGTTGTTGCCGCAGATGAAACAGCCTGATGCTATCAAGCCAAGCCAGAAAACACCTGCGGTAGAGCCTGAGCTTCCACTGGCCCAGCACGACATTCTCGCTAAAAGTGGTATTGAGGTCTGGGGATGCATTCGGGCGGCGTTCGGAGACAAGGCCGCGTACACATTCAATGAATCGAAATACGCCCATGTGTGGGCGGCTGATTCTGTCGAAGCACCGGATACGGTCGCAGTGCCAATTGACGTTATTGCCCGCGCCAAAAAGATTATCCGTGACAACTTAGTTAGCAAGGGAGTCTCTCAATGGCTTATTCAGCAACCTTTCGAAGGTGGAATTGCTCCTCCAGATATCGTGGAACGCCTGGAGCGTGTAGCCGAAGAAGCCATTGAAGATTATGGGATGACAATGACTAGTTTTCTGGATGCCATGAATTCTATTGATCGTGAGCACTGGAACAACATCAGACATCTCAGGGCGAAGCTGGCGGAATACAGAGAGCAACGGGAAATAGCTGCATGA
- the xis gene encoding excisionase Xis, producing MTDNESWMDTKRVCEFLCVSPRTLARYRNKTENPFPEPAYSCMGASNRWKRAQVVAWQTAEQSLPKRKPLEHIHRERDTKGRVTSLRAV from the coding sequence ATGACTGACAATGAAAGCTGGATGGATACAAAGCGCGTATGTGAATTCTTGTGTGTTTCACCACGCACATTGGCCCGGTACCGTAACAAAACGGAAAACCCATTCCCAGAGCCAGCTTACTCATGTATGGGTGCATCAAATCGCTGGAAGCGTGCTCAGGTTGTTGCGTGGCAGACAGCAGAACAATCCCTACCAAAACGCAAACCACTTGAGCACATTCATCGCGAGCGGGATACCAAGGGGCGTGTTACATCGCTTCGCGCGGTTTGA
- a CDS encoding DUF968 domain-containing protein: MRALLSAVVVTELGMAILKPGKELLPLFSGRVLIDYAPEYMIEWPSGALPPARQSLGDDPALAPFFANEKVIQAAGGFNGLDAWLMRKPIDCQWPHSDYHHNELVTTRFHSGSIRLCWHCDNKLRDHHTEQLSNMAKANVVAWIIDTARVALRFNDSHILTLPELCWWATTMELVEALPEGMARRALDMPRITIPSVSRESHIVPELPATSIIQEKVKPVLKLKVDPESPATLMRRPKRIRLEKPKYLQWVKTQPCEGCGSPADDPHHLIGWGQGGMGTKAHDLLSIPLCRICHTELHNDPVKFEQKHGSQPAMIIRILDRACALGVLA, from the coding sequence ATGAGAGCGCTGCTTAGTGCTGTTGTAGTTACTGAATTGGGTATGGCGATACTCAAGCCAGGGAAAGAACTACTACCGCTGTTTTCTGGTCGGGTTCTTATCGATTACGCGCCGGAGTACATGATTGAGTGGCCTTCAGGTGCATTGCCGCCCGCAAGACAATCTCTTGGTGATGATCCGGCTCTGGCACCATTTTTCGCCAATGAGAAGGTAATTCAGGCTGCTGGTGGATTTAATGGGCTCGATGCCTGGCTAATGCGAAAACCCATCGATTGCCAGTGGCCACATTCCGATTATCACCATAACGAGCTGGTAACGACGCGGTTTCATTCTGGCTCTATACGTCTGTGTTGGCACTGCGATAACAAACTTCGTGATCACCACACTGAACAGTTATCCAATATGGCGAAAGCTAACGTTGTTGCCTGGATAATTGATACTGCCCGCGTAGCTCTCAGGTTTAACGATAGCCATATCCTGACGTTACCTGAGCTGTGCTGGTGGGCAACAACTATGGAGCTTGTCGAGGCACTGCCTGAGGGTATGGCCCGCCGTGCCCTTGATATGCCAAGGATAACCATCCCATCAGTAAGCCGCGAGAGCCATATTGTTCCAGAGTTACCGGCCACCAGCATTATCCAGGAGAAAGTGAAACCTGTACTCAAGCTGAAGGTGGATCCGGAGAGCCCTGCAACATTAATGCGTCGTCCAAAGCGTATTCGTCTGGAAAAACCCAAATACCTTCAGTGGGTGAAAACACAGCCATGTGAAGGCTGCGGCTCACCAGCTGACGATCCGCACCACCTAATTGGCTGGGGACAAGGTGGGATGGGCACGAAAGCTCATGACCTTCTTTCGATTCCCCTTTGCCGTATCTGCCATACAGAACTACATAACGACCCGGTTAAGTTTGAGCAAAAGCATGGCTCGCAACCGGCAATGATAATCCGAATTCTTGACCGGGCTTGCGCGCTCGGCGTGTTGGCGTAA
- a CDS encoding RusA family crossover junction endodeoxyribonuclease, with translation MIAYDITPLGKPRMTRADKWKQRPEVMRYRMFCDDARLHQIDLPESGAHITFVMPMPQSWSKRKRAEMKGKPHQSKPDCDNMLKALMDALFDDDSSIWDCRITKIWGEKGQIIIGKVS, from the coding sequence ATGATCGCCTACGACATCACGCCGTTAGGTAAGCCTCGAATGACCCGCGCCGATAAGTGGAAGCAACGACCAGAGGTAATGCGCTATCGAATGTTTTGCGATGATGCACGTCTGCACCAAATTGACCTTCCTGAGTCAGGCGCCCATATCACTTTCGTCATGCCTATGCCGCAGAGCTGGAGCAAGAGGAAGCGCGCAGAGATGAAGGGCAAGCCACACCAGTCAAAACCTGATTGCGACAACATGCTTAAAGCTCTAATGGACGCACTCTTTGACGATGACTCAAGCATCTGGGATTGCCGCATTACCAAAATATGGGGTGAGAAAGGGCAGATCATTATCGGGAAGGTGTCATGA
- a CDS encoding DUF1133 family protein, with the protein MINATATGKSGEMVRLHTLESVWIQGKLRMWGRWSFIGGGSGGNMFNQLLATKTLTKTAINEALRRMKKSGITKPELEEFLKDILNGKHKSNLAFCTDEEALKIDGVIGAVLKSQGYGHLVGYLNDRYQRRMSKKAMARDLHYKHPEWCLRTCETRIDVWLNLAESMLYAPMCDVFDTNSTRFSLHRCAETV; encoded by the coding sequence ATGATTAATGCAACAGCAACTGGCAAAAGCGGTGAGATGGTTCGTTTACACACATTAGAAAGTGTCTGGATTCAGGGCAAGCTCCGCATGTGGGGCCGCTGGTCATTTATTGGTGGTGGTAGTGGCGGCAATATGTTTAACCAACTTCTGGCTACAAAGACGTTAACCAAAACAGCCATTAATGAAGCACTTCGCCGTATGAAGAAATCGGGTATTACAAAACCGGAACTGGAAGAGTTTTTGAAGGATATCCTGAACGGGAAACACAAAAGCAACCTGGCGTTCTGTACAGACGAGGAAGCGCTGAAGATTGATGGTGTGATTGGCGCAGTGCTGAAGTCTCAAGGATATGGCCATCTTGTCGGATATTTAAATGACCGCTATCAACGCCGTATGAGCAAAAAGGCCATGGCGCGGGATCTACACTACAAACACCCTGAATGGTGCCTGAGGACCTGTGAAACCCGTATTGATGTTTGGTTAAATTTAGCGGAATCGATGCTATACGCACCAATGTGTGATGTATTCGACACAAATAGCACCAGATTTAGCTTGCATCGTTGCGCGGAAACTGTTTGA